Proteins encoded together in one Lathyrus oleraceus cultivar Zhongwan6 chromosome 5, CAAS_Psat_ZW6_1.0, whole genome shotgun sequence window:
- the LOC127078580 gene encoding uncharacterized protein LOC127078580 — protein MDDSDEEQQLQNERRSGSSSRAKRRTTVDRGREEEHNRLFNDYFSENPVYTDVQFQRRLRMHRHVFLRIVDALGNHDEYFQMRVDATGKMGLSPLQKCTSAIRMLAYGSPADLVDEYVRIGESTSIECLERFVKGVNVVFGTEYLRKPNNTDVEHLLQMGESRGFPGSNNDINVLNQSNMFNDILEGRAPNVQYTINGTPYNMGYYLADGIYPEWATFVKTISMPQGEKKKLFAQHQESARKDMERAFGVLQSRFAIIRGPARA, from the exons ATGGACGACAGTGATGaagaacaacaacttcagaaTGAACGTCGATCTGGAAGTTCCTCTAGGGCAAAGAGAAGAACAACGGTAGATAGAGGTCGTGAAGAAGAGCACAATCGATTATTCAATGACTACTTCTCGGAAAACCCAGTATACACAGATGTTCAATTCCAAAGAAGGTTGAGAATGCATAGGCATGTATTTCTTCGAATTGTAGATGCCCTTGGAAATCATGATGAATATTTCCAAATGAGGGTCGATGCAACTGGTAAAATGGGTCTTTCACCATTGCAGAAATGTACATCTGCTATTCGTATGCTGGCGTATGGATCTCCTGCTGACCTTGTAGACGAATATGTTCGAATCGGTGAAAGCACTTCAATTGAGTGCTTAGAAAGATTTGTTAAGGGTGTCAATGTTGTATTTGGCACTGAGTATTTGAGAAAGCCTAACAACACTGATGTTGAACATCTTTTACAAATGGGAGAGTCACGTGGCTTTCCAG GTTCAAACAATGACATTAATGTGTTAAACCAATCCAACATGTTTAACGATATTTTGGAAGGACGTGCTCCCAATGTGCAATATACAATCAATGGGACACCATATAATATGGGGTATTATTTAGCAGATGGTATATATCCCGAGTGGGCTACATTTGTCAAGACTATTTCAATGCCACAGGgagaaaagaaaaaattatttGCTCAACATCAAGAATCGGCTAGAAAAGATATGGAGCGagcatttggagtgcttcaatCTCGATTTGCAATTATACGTGGCCCGGCGCGTGCCTGA